A region of Neovison vison isolate M4711 chromosome 7, ASM_NN_V1, whole genome shotgun sequence DNA encodes the following proteins:
- the KCNK6 gene encoding potassium channel subfamily K member 6, translated as MRRGALLAGALAAYAVYLVLGALLVARLERPHEARLRAELETLREELLRRSPCVAAPALDAFVERVLAAGRLGRAALANASGPANASDPAWDFASALFFASTLVTTVGYGYTTPLTDAGKAFSIAFALLGVPATMLLLTSSAQRLSLLLTHAPLSWLTTRWGWGLRRAARWHLVALLGVALTVCFLVPAAVFAHLEEAWSFLDAFYFCFISLSTIGLGDYVPGEAPGQPYRALYKVLVTVYLFLGLVVMMLLLQSFRHVSDLHGLTDLILLPSPCPASFSESEDDHVGIVDPQPEPHQQLAADAHPDYASIPR; from the exons ATGCGGCGGGGCGCACTCCTGGCGGGCGCCCTGGCCGCGTACGCGGTCTACCTGGTGCTGGGCGCGCTGCTGGTGGCGCGGCTGGAACGGCCCCATGAAGCTCGCCTCCGGGCCGAGCTGGAGACGCTGCGCGAGGAACTGCTGCGGCGCAGCCCATGCGTGGCCGCTCCGGCCCTGGACGCCTTCGTGGAGCGGGTGCTGGCGGCCGGACGGCTGGGGCGGGCTGCGCTTGCCAACGCTTCGGGCCCCGCCAACGCCTCGGACCCCGCCTGGGACTTTGCCTCGGCGCTCTTCTTCGCCAGCACGCTGGTCACCACCGTGG GCTATGGGTACACAACGCCACTGACCGATGCAGGCAAGGCCTTTTCCATTGCTTTCGCGCTCCTGGGCGTGCCGGCCACCATGCTGCTGCTGACATCCTCGGCCCAGCGCCTGTCGCTGCTGCTGACCCATGCACCCCTCTCCTGGCTGACCACGCGCTGGGGCTGGGGCCTCCGGCGGGCAGCCCGCTGGCACCTGGTGGCGCTGCTGGGTGTAGCCTTGACCGTCTGCTTCCTGGTGCCGGCTGCCGTCTTTGCCCACCTGGAGGAGGCCTGGAGCTTCCTGGACGCCTTCTACTTCTGCTTCATCTCCCTGTCCACCATCGGCCTGGGTGACTATGTGCCCGGAGAGGCTCCCGGCCAGCCCTACCGGGCCCTCTACAAGGTGCTGGTCACAG TCTACCTCTTCCTGGGCCTGGTCGTCATGATGCTTCTGCTGCAGAGTTTCCGTCACGTGTCGGACCTTCATGGCCTCACGGATCTCATCCTGCTGCCCAGTCCGTGTCCTGCCAGCTTCAGCGAGTCTGAGGATGATCATGTGGGCATTGTAGACCCCCAGCCAGAACCGCACCAGCAACTCGCTGCTGACGCCCACCCTGACTACGCCTCCATCCCCAGGTAG